Genomic window (Kaistia defluvii):
AAGGCCTCGATATCATCGACGAGGTCGGAAGACCCGAGATCAAGATCCTCTACGACATCTACCATTCGGCGGTCATGGGTGAGGACATCAGCGAGGTTCTGGCCGGCCGCGTCGACCGCGTCGCGCATGCCCATCTCGCCGACGCCCCGGGCCGCCACGAACCCGGCACCGGCGATCTCGACTGGCAAGCGCGTGTCGCCTGGCTGGAGGCGAATGGCTACAAAGGCCTGGTAGGTCTCGAATACAAGCCGACGCGCGACACGGTCGAAAGCCTCGCTGCCGTGCTCGCCGGAGCCAATGGATGGCGCGAGGCGGTTGTGGGCTCATCGTCAGCTTAGCGGCCTTCCGCCATCGACCGGGATCACCGAACCCGTCGTGAAGGTCAGGAGGCTTGCGACCGCCAGCACGGCGTTCGCCACCTCTTCCGGGGCGGAGAGACGGGCAAGCGGCGTTTGCGCCGCCTGCCGGTCGCGCCATTCCGGGTCTAACCCCTTGACGAACTCGGTGTCGACGAGCCCGGGCGAGACCGAAACGACCCGGATTTGGGGTGCCAGCGCGCGCGCCAGCGACTTCGTCAGGTTGTCGACCGCCGCCTTGGAGGCGCAATAGGCGATGTTGCTGCCCATCGCCGTGACGGCCGCGATGGACGAGATGTTCACCACCAGCCCGTCGCCGGATTGCGCCAGCAATGGGCGGAACGCGCGGACCATCGCGATCGGGCCGCGAACATTGACCGCCAGCACCCGGTCGATCAGTTCGTCGTCCAGCCCGTCAAGATCGCCATGCGCGACGAAGCGGGTGGTGCCGGCGCAGTTCACCAGGATGTCGAGCCGGCCGAAGAGCCTCCCGACATCCTCGGCCAGTTGGTCGATAGCCTGGGTGTCCGTCACCGGCGCCGGCATGGCGCGATGCCCCACACCCGGCAGCGAGGCCACCAGCGCCTCGGCCGACGTGGCAGACGTGTTGTAGCCGACAAGGACGGTCGCGCCGGAAGCGGCCAGCGCCTGGACGATCGCCGCGCCGATGCCGCCCGCGCCGCCGGTGACGAGAGCGACCTTGCCCTGAAGCGCCTGCGCGCCGATCGATGGCCGACTGCTCATGTCAATCCTTCTGCGCCTGCTTGTGTGCCACCAGGCGCATCAGCCTGCCATCCCGCCAGGCGCGGCGATCTGCGAGACTTTCGCCCGGCAATGCCTCGCGCCGTTCGGCGGCAACCTTGCCGACCAGCCCCTCCGACCAAGGTTTCGGCTCCGTGCGGTCCTGCGCCACCGAATGGTAGAGAGGCCCAAGACGCTGGGCATAATCGGCGACGCCGCCCGGTGCGTTCAGATCGATCGTCTCGAACGGCCCCATGAACGACCAGCGCAGGCCGAGGCCATGCGCGACGGTGGCGTCGATGTCGGCGGCGCTGGCATAGCCTTCCTCGAACAGCGCCCAGGCCTCGTTCAGGAGGGCGCCCTGCAGCCGGTTCAGGATGAAGCCGGCGATCTCGCGATTGACGACCACCGGCACCTGGCCGAAACGCGCCATTTCGGTGCGCAGGAACGGTACGATCGCCGGATCGGTCCAGGGCGCCGGCACCAGTTCGACCACCGGCACCAGATGCGGTGGATTGACCGGATGGCTGACGAGGAAGCGGCTGCGATGGACGCAGCCTTCGGTGAAGGCCGAGGCTGGGATGCCGGAGGACGAACTGCCGACTATCGCGTCCGGGCGCATCGCGGCGTCAATCGCCAGCGAAATCGCCGTCTTGACGTCGACGCGCTCGAACACGGATTCCTGGATGTAGTCGGCGTCCGATACCGCGTCCCCCAGAGTGTCGGCCACGGTGATGCGGCCGGCGATGGCGTCGACATCGTCGACCAGCCCGACCTCGCGCATGTCGGCGAGGCTGTCGCGGATGCGGTCCAGCACCGAGGCGCGGATCGACGCCTCGGCATCATAGACGCGCACCGTCGCGCCGGACCGGGCGAAGACGATCGCCCAGCCCGAGCCGACGAGGCCGGCGCCGACAATGGCGACGTTGCGGATCGGCTGCATCAGCTTACCTTCGACGTTTCGCCATCGGCGAGGCAGATCTCGGTGATGCGCAGGCCGTCTTCGGTGATCCGCGACGGGAAGCGATCACGCAGGCGCTCCTCGTGGATCGGGATAACGCGGCGGGATTCGTAACCGACCTGCTTCATCATCTCCTCTGTCGCCAAGACCAGATTGGTCTGGCTGCCGGTGGCGAGACCGACGGGCACGTAGATCGGATCGCTGACGTCGACGGCGCCGCCCGGTCCCTCGATGTTGTCGAAGACATAGACGAGGTCGCCGGCGAGCACCCAGGTGTCGGACGAATTCTCCTCGCCGTCATTGCGGACGGTGATCCACTGCGAGCCGAAGGTGTGGCTGTCGAAGGCGGCGTGCAGGTCGACGCCCGGCAGCACGTTGGCCCGGGCGCCATCGACGGTGACGAGGCGGCGCTGGCGGGCGAGATCGAGGCCGCGCACGATGTCGCCGGGATCGACGGCGGTCATCATCCAGCGCATCCGGTCGGGCAGCGCCATCGCCCAGGCCCATTTCGCGATCTCGCGCTCCTGGATGTAGAAGGTGGCGTTCGGGAAGTCCTCGACATTGCCGAAATGGTCGAAATGGGCGTGCGTCACGAAGACGGTATCCACGTCCTCCGGAGTCACGCCGACGCCACCGAGCACGGTGCGCGGCGAGCGCCAGTTCTCGACGCCGAAGCGGTCTCCCAGCACCTTGCCATAGTCCTTGTCGTTATAGCCGACGTCGATCATGGCGGTATGGCCATTGCCCTTGATCAGGGCATAGCAATAGGGAAGCTTCACATAGCCCTGATTGTGGGCGCCATAGAGAACGCCGCTTTTGTGATAGTTGGTGACATAGCTGTATTCGAGCACCCAGATCGAATAATCGCCCATGAAATCTTCCTCCCTAGCGCAGTGTTGGTTGGACCATGCATGAACAGCAGGCCTGGCTGAAATCGACCATGCTAAGCCCCGCCTCCATGTCGGAGGCGCTCCTCAGGGCTTGGTAGGCCGCGTTGATCTCATTCGAGGCGATGGCGAGCGCCGTCTCGCCGCCGCCGATCTCGCCGAAGCGGCGGAAATGCCGGAGACCGGCGCCGATATGCGCGAAGGTCGCGTCTAGCTTTGCCTTGTGGGCGGCAAGGCCGCCCGGCGCATCCAGCGCCGCCAGCGTTTCGCCGGCCTTCTGCCAGCGT
Coding sequences:
- a CDS encoding SDR family NAD(P)-dependent oxidoreductase; the protein is MSSRPSIGAQALQGKVALVTGGAGGIGAAIVQALAASGATVLVGYNTSATSAEALVASLPGVGHRAMPAPVTDTQAIDQLAEDVGRLFGRLDILVNCAGTTRFVAHGDLDGLDDELIDRVLAVNVRGPIAMVRAFRPLLAQSGDGLVVNISSIAAVTAMGSNIAYCASKAAVDNLTKSLARALAPQIRVVSVSPGLVDTEFVKGLDPEWRDRQAAQTPLARLSAPEEVANAVLAVASLLTFTTGSVIPVDGGRPLS
- a CDS encoding 3-hydroxyacyl-CoA dehydrogenase; its protein translation is MQPIRNVAIVGAGLVGSGWAIVFARSGATVRVYDAEASIRASVLDRIRDSLADMREVGLVDDVDAIAGRITVADTLGDAVSDADYIQESVFERVDVKTAISLAIDAAMRPDAIVGSSSSGIPASAFTEGCVHRSRFLVSHPVNPPHLVPVVELVPAPWTDPAIVPFLRTEMARFGQVPVVVNREIAGFILNRLQGALLNEAWALFEEGYASAADIDATVAHGLGLRWSFMGPFETIDLNAPGGVADYAQRLGPLYHSVAQDRTEPKPWSEGLVGKVAAERREALPGESLADRRAWRDGRLMRLVAHKQAQKD
- a CDS encoding N-acyl homoserine lactonase family protein, which gives rise to MGDYSIWVLEYSYVTNYHKSGVLYGAHNQGYVKLPYCYALIKGNGHTAMIDVGYNDKDYGKVLGDRFGVENWRSPRTVLGGVGVTPEDVDTVFVTHAHFDHFGNVEDFPNATFYIQEREIAKWAWAMALPDRMRWMMTAVDPGDIVRGLDLARQRRLVTVDGARANVLPGVDLHAAFDSHTFGSQWITVRNDGEENSSDTWVLAGDLVYVFDNIEGPGGAVDVSDPIYVPVGLATGSQTNLVLATEEMMKQVGYESRRVIPIHEERLRDRFPSRITEDGLRITEICLADGETSKVS